The genomic interval GATCCTCGGCACCACCACCGATCGCCTGGTGCGCATCGCCACCAGCCGCGGCTTCACCACAAAAGAGATTCGTCCGGAGTCCAGTGACGCCTCACCAGAAGAGCGTCGCGAGCGGCTGCTCGCCGCCTTCGATGGCCAGCCCTCGTTGGTGCACTTCTTCGGCCACGGCGGTCGCAGCATCTGGCGCACCGGCATGGGGGAAGAAGAAAGTCGGAGGGATCTCTTCACCCTCGACGACCTCGATCAACTCGCGCCGCGGGACCGGCTACCGGTTCTGCTCAGCATGAGTTGCTACTCGGCACCCTTCGATCATCCCAACGTCGACTCCATCGGCGAGAAGTTCTTGCGCCTCGAAGACCGCGGCGCCGCGGCCGTGGTCGCCGCCAGCGCGCGCAATTCCCCCACCTTCAAGATGAGCTGGAGCCTGCTGCTCGAGTTCACCCGCCACGACACCATTGGCGAGGCCATCGTGGCGGCGAAGCGGCGCAGCCACAGTCGCGACTTCATCGAGCAGTACAACCTGCTGGGGGACCCGGCGCTGCCGACTCCCCTGCCGAGCAGCCAGATCGAGCTGCGCGAGGCGGTCACCCTCGCGGACGCCCGTCCGGCGGTGCTGATCGATCGTTTCGGTAGCGACAGCTCGGTCCTGGTCGAGTGGCTCGCTGACGACGGCACGGTGCTGGCGGAAGAAGAGCTGCCGCTCTCCGGCGCTGGAGCCATGGCGGTCTACGGCGAGCGCGAAGCACCGCCCTCGAGCCGGCCCACGGCGGTGCGCGTCTACGCCTGGGATCGCGCCGCCGGCAGGGACGGAGCCGGCCACCTCGCCCTCTCCACCAAGGCGTCCCCGCGGCGCCTGGCGGCGCAGCGCAGCGGCGAGCGCTGACCCCCCTCGCGCCGCCATCGGCGCCCCCGAGAGCAAGCTCCCAGAGGCCACCGAAGGGCTTCGATCTGCTACTCTTCCGGCTCGCTTCGACCCACCCTCGAGACCACCACCTCCCTGAACGAGGTCTCTGGAGATGGCCTTCATGAAGATTCGGTACTTCGTCCCCATCGTCGCCCTTTCAGGCCTGCTCGCTTGCGCTCCGCCGTCCGATGACCAAGCGACCGCTCCGGCGGATACTCCCGAACCGCCCTCGGCCGCTGCCGAAGGCTCGGCGCCTCCGGTACTACCGGACGCCAACCGCATCGCTTGGAGCACCGCCAGCGAGGTCGACAACTTCGGCTACGACATCTACCGATCGGAGTCCCCGGACGGCCCCTTCGAGCGCATCACCGAACAGCCCCTCGAGGGCGCTGGGACCACCGATCTGCCGTCGTCCTACGAGTTCATCGACGACACCATCGAGCTCGGCAAGGATTACTTCTATTACATTGAGAGCATCTCGATGAGCGGCGAGCGACGCCGCTTCACGGGCGTCCGCCGAGCCCCTGCCAAATAGCCGCTCGGCGCCCCTCGCCGATGCGCCATTGCTAAGCTCGTCGCCATGAGCCCACGCGCCCTGCTCCTGCAAGCCCGTCATCAAGACGATCCAGCGCGCCCGCGCGAGGCTCGCTCCTTCGCCGACTACAGCGGCCTGCCGGAACACCGGCTCGAGTGCCACGATCTCCTCACCGGCCCCCCCAGCCTGGCGCGGGTGCGTTCCTTCGATCTCTTGCTGATCGGCGGCAGCGGCGAGTTCTACGTCTCGAAAGGTCACCTTCCGCACCAAGAGCGGCTCTTCGACCTGCTGCGCGACATCACCGCCGTCGGCCATCCGACCTTCGCTTCGTGCTTCGGCTACCAGTGCCTGGTCGAGGCTCTCGGCGGCAAGATCGTGCACGATCCGGAAAGCCTCGAAGTCGGTACCAAGACCCTCGAGCTGACCACCGCCGGCCAGGACGATCCGCTCTTCCGCCAGCTCCCAGCGCGTTTCCGGGCGCAGATGGGGCGCAAAGATCGCGCCGTCGAGCTGCCTTCCGGCTACGTCAACCTGGCCTCCAGCGAGCTCTGTCCCCAGCAGGGATTCCGGGTGCCCGGCCAAGCCATCTGGGCCAGCCAGTTCCACCCCGAGCTCGACGGCGATGAAAACCGACGGCGCTTCGAGCGCTACCTCGAAGGCTACGCCGCCGCCATGAGCCGCGAAGAGCGCGAAGAAGCCCTCGCCAGCTTCCACCCCAGTCCCGAGGCCAACACCCTTCTGCGCGCCT from Acidobacteriota bacterium carries:
- a CDS encoding type 1 glutamine amidotransferase codes for the protein MSPRALLLQARHQDDPARPREARSFADYSGLPEHRLECHDLLTGPPSLARVRSFDLLLIGGSGEFYVSKGHLPHQERLFDLLRDITAVGHPTFASCFGYQCLVEALGGKIVHDPESLEVGTKTLELTTAGQDDPLFRQLPARFRAQMGRKDRAVELPSGYVNLASSELCPQQGFRVPGQAIWASQFHPELDGDENRRRFERYLEGYAAAMSREEREEALASFHPSPEANTLLRAFMDLVFPISQGG